ACGGTAAAGGTGGTATCGCCGCCGTTGATATCCGGCGGCAGAACGTCGATCTGGTGTTTGCGGCATTCGTTGATGTATTTGACCACGCCGTCGATGGAGTGCATTTCGCTGGTCAGCAGGGCGGCGATGAACTCCACCGGGAAATGGGCCTTCAGATAGGCGGTCTGATATGCGATCAGGGCATAGGCCGCGCTGTGCGATTTGTTAAAGCCGTAGCCGCCGAACTTCTCCATCAGGTCGAACAGGGCGACCGCCTTTTTTTCGTCGTGTCCGTTCTCCACCGCACCCTTGACAAACCGCTCGCGGTGTTCGGCCATCATGGCCGCGATTTTCTTTCCCATGGCCTTGCGCAGCCCGTCGGCTTCGGCCATGGTGTAACTGGCCAGGGCGCTGGCAATCTTCATTACCTGCTCCTGGTAGACGATTACCCCGTAGGTCTCTTTAAGAAGGGGTTCGAGATCAGGCAACATGTATTCGACGGCTTTTCGGCCATGCTTGCGCTCGACGAAATCATCCACCATGCCGCTGTCCAACGGACCCGGTCGATAGAGAGCCACCAGGGCGGTGACGTCATCGAAGGACTCCGGCTTCATGCGCACCAGCAGGTCTTTCATGCCCGAACTTTCCAGCTGAAAAACGCCGGTGGTATCCCCTTTGCCCAGGAGCTCGTAAGTCGCCGCGTCGTCAAAATCGATATTGGCCAGGTTTGGCGGGGTTTTGCCCTGCTGTTCGATGAGCTTGAGGGTGTTGTCGATGACCGTTAGGTTGCGCAGCCCCAGAAAGTCGAATTTGACCAGTCCGATCTTCTCCACGTGTTTCATGTCGAACTGGGTGACCACTTCGCCCTTTTTACCCTTATACAACGGAAGATAATCGACCAGCGGTTTGTCGCCGATCACCACGCCGGCGGCATGAGTCGACGCATGCCGGGGCAACCCTTCCAGGGTGCGGCTGATGGCGAACAGTTCGGCCACATCGGGTCGGGTGCTCTCGAGTTCGCGCAGCTTGGGCTCCTGGGCCAGGGCTTCGTCCAGGGAGATATTGAGCACGTCGGGCACCAGCTTGGCGATGGCGTCCACTTCGCCCAGGGGAATGTCCAGTGCCCGTCCCACATCGCGAATCACGGCCCGGGTCTTGAGCTTTCCAAAAGTGATGATCTGGGCCACATAATCCCAGCCGCCGTAACGCTCTACCACGTACTTGAAAACTTTCTCGCGGCCGTTGATACAGAAGTCCACGTCGATATCCGGCATGCTGATGCGGTCGGGATTGAGAAAGCGCTCGAAGATCAATCCGTGGGCCAGGGGATCCAGGTCCGTGATGCCCAGTGAATAGGCCACCAGGCTACCGGCCGCCGAACCGCGGCCGGGCCCGACGGGAACGCTGTTTTGCTTGGCGTAATTGATGAAATCGGCCACGATCAGGAAGTATCCGGGAAACCCCATCTTGTTGATCACCCCGATCTCATATTCGAGACGCTCCCGGTAGATCTTATCGTCGGCATCCGGACGCTTGGCGCGAATCAGCGCCCACACCCGCTCGAAACCCTCATGCGCCTTGCGGGTGAAAAGTGCTTCGGCACTCAACCCGGATGGATCCGTGAAGAGCGGAAAATGGTAGCTCTTGAAATCGAAGCTGACATGGCACCGTTCCGCAATGGCTACGCTGTTTTCGATGGCACCGGGAAAATCCTTGAAATAGGAGATCATCTCCTCTTTTGACTTGAAGTAGAGTTGATCGGTGCGAAAGCGAAAACGTTCGGCATCGTTGACGGTCTTGCCGGTCTGTACGCACAGCAGCACATCATGAGCGCGCACATCGCTCTTATCCAGGTAGTGGCAATCGTTGCTGGCCACCAGCGGGATGGAGAGTTCGGTGCTCATGTCGCGCAGGGCCGCGTTGACCACGTCCTGCACGTCAATGCCGTTGTTCTGCACCTCCAGGAAGAAGTTGCCCGCTCCGAAAAGCTCTTGATAGAACAGGGCCGCTTCCCGCGCGCGTGCCAGGTGACCGGCTTTGATCAACTGGGGGATCTCGCCGTGCAGGCAGGCCGACATGCCGATGAGACCTTCGTGGTGCGCCTGAAGAATTTGCTTATCGATGCGCGGCCGGTAATAAAACCCTTCGGTCTGCGCCAGCGTGGCCAGCCGGCAAAGATTGCGGTATCCCGTCTGGTTTTCGGCCAGCAGCACCAGGTGGGTGAGGCCTTTGGCGTCCTGCGGGGTCTTGTCCGCCATGGTGCGCGGTGCGACGTAGCATTCGCAGCCGATGATCGGCTTGATCCCGCCCTTGACCGCCTTTTCATAAAATTCGAGCACATTGAACATGGTGCCGTGGTCGGTGATGGCCACGCTGTGCATGCCGAACGCCTTGATCCGCTCGATCAACGCATCCAGGCGGATAGCGCCGTCGAGCAGGCTGTACATGGTATGCACATGAAGATGGACGAAATCGGTCGGCGTTTCGCTCATCGTCCGTCCCTACTGCTCCACCCGGTAATTAGGCGCCTCTTTGGTGATGATGACGTCATGGACGTGGCTTTCACGCAACCCGGCGGCGGTGATCCGCATGAAGCGGGCTTTGTCGCGCAACTCTTCGATGGTGCGGCAGCCCACATAGCCCATGCCGGCCTTCAGGCCGCCGATGAGCTGATGGATATTGCCGGCCAGGGAGCCGCGGTAAGGCACACGCCCGACGATGCCTTCGGGCACCAGCTTGTCGTCTTCTTCCTGTTCGGTTTGATAATAGCGATCCTTGCTGCCTCGCCGCATCGCCTCGATGGACCCCATGCCGCGGTAGACTTTGTAACTGCGCCCCTGATAGAGAATCGTTTCGCCCGGACTCTCCTCGGTCCCGGCGAAGAGGCCGCCGATCATGACGGTATGGGCTCCGGCGCCGAGAGCCTTGGTGATGTCGCCGGAAAACTTGATACCCCCGTCGGCGATCAGCGGGACACCGGTCTTGTTGGACACTGGTTTGCAATTCATGATCGCCGTCACCTGCGGCACGCCGATGCCGGCCACGATACGGGTGGTGCAGATCGATCCGGGACCGATACCGATTTTTACGGCGTCCACACCCGCTTCGATCAGCTCTTCGGTTCCTTTGGCCGTGGCCACGTTGCCGGCGATCAACTCGATGGACTTGAAGGTCGACTTCAACTCCCGCACCGTATCGATCACGTTCTGGGTGTGGCCATGCGATGTATCGATCAGGATCACATCGGCGCCGGCTTTAAGCAGCGCCTCTGCGCGTTCCAATCGATCCGGCCCCACGCCGATGGCGGCGCCGACGCGCAGTCGTCCCATGTCGTCCTTGCACGCCTTGGGATACTTCTTGATCTTCTCGATATCTTTGATGGTGATCATCCCTTTCAGGCGACCGGTAGTGTCGACGACGAGCAGTTTTTCGATGCGGTGTTCGTGCAGCAGCTTTTTGGACTCCTCCAGACTGATACCTTCGGGTACGGTGACCAGGTTCTCCTTGGTCATCACCGCAGAAATTTTCTTTTCCATATCGGTTTCAAAACGCAAATCCCGATTGGTGACAATACCGACCAGGCGATCGCCGTCAACCACCGGCACACCGGATATCCGGTACTTGGCCATGAGATCCAGAACGGCCTGGACTTTCTGGTCCGGATGAATGGTCACCGGGTCGATGATCATGCCGCTTTCCGACTTCTTGACCTGGTCGACCTCCAAGGCCTGGTTTTCAATACTCATATTGCGATGAATAAAACCGATGCCGCCCTCCCGCGCCATGGTGATGGCGGTTTGCGCCTCGGTGACTGTGTCCATGGCCGCACTGACAATCGGTATATTCACGCGTAAATGGCGGGAAAGCTGGGTGCTGACATCAACGTCTTTGGGAAGCACATCGGAGTAATTGGGAATCAGGAGAACATCGTCGAAGGAAAAACCTTCCTCGGGTGGAATTTTGTTCATATCATCCTCCACGTCATCGTGTTTGCAGGAATTTAGGGTATATTCGATGAGATTTCAAACAGGTACAATTTGTTGGGTATTAAAATGAATGACATTACCATATATAGTATTCACCGATCAACCCTCTCCTGTGCCTGTCGGTGATTTTCACTGGTCTCGACCTCTTGCCTCCAACGCAGGTCGGTCATCCAGCTCATTCTGACTATTGGAGTCGGTATCTGGATCTCGGTTTCGCCTGCCGTCTTGACAAGCGGCCTGACCGATAATAAACATCCATATTCGCAAAACCGCCAAAGCTCATTTTTGATAGAGGACTGGAAACAAGCCGTGCTGGTCGAAATCAATCCCACAAATCCGCAACCCCGGAAAATCGAAAAAGTTGCGGAAATATTGCGAAACGGCGGTGTGATCGCCTATCCCACCGATACGATTTACGGTATCGGTTGCGATATCAACAATAAAAAGGCCATTCAGCGGATCTATCAAATCAAACAACGTCCTAAAAACCAGCCGTTCAGCTTCATCTGCTCGGACCTGAAAAATATCAGCCAGTATGCCAAGGTCTCGAACTATGCCTATAAGACCATGCGCCGCCTCTTACCGGGGCCCTACACCTTCATACTGGAGGGCTCCAACGAGGTCCCAAAGATGATGCTCACCAAACGCAAGACCGCCGGAATTCGTGTGCCCGACCACCCCATCTGTATCAGCCTGATCCAGGCGTTGGGCAATCCCATCATCTCCACCAGCGCCGCAACCCCTGACGGAGAGTTGCTCAGGGAGCCGTGGTTGATCGAAGCCCAGTATGGCAAACTGCTGGATGCGGTCATCGACGGCGGCCCTGTTCCAGGGGAACCCTCCAGTGTCATCTCGCTGATCGACGATGAACCGGTGGTTCTGCGGGCAGCGCTGGGGGATGTGTCCCTCTTTTCTTAGAATCTCGTTCATCAGTGCCCATCCACAAACGGCCAATTGGCCCCATATCGGCGTTGCGCGAAAAATCTAATCCTCGGAATATCATCCATACGCCCGCGGTTAAATTTTTCGCGCGCCTTGATCTCGACCCAATTTGCCTATTTGTGGACGGGCACTCGTCAGGTTAAATGTTCGGGGTCGGCACCCACTTCGCTTCAGGATGGTGCCGCACCGTCAAGCCGCTCTGGGAAACGAGTTTCAAGGCGGATTCCATGAGATACTCAATGAAGGGGGGGCGTTCTTCCTCAGGATAAACGGTTTCGATCTCCCCCTGGATGCCGCCCAGTTCTCCGGCCCACTGCACCGCATCCTGGAAGTTTCCCAGGCGATCCACCAATCCCAGATCCTTAGCCTCTTGCCCGGTAAAAATGCGGCCATCGGCAATCGGCTCGATCCGGTCCACTTCCAAGCGGCGGCCCGCCGCAATGTCGTCGATAAACTGCCGGTGGATCTTTTGAGTCAAGGACGTCAACAACGCCCGCTCATCATCTTTCATTTCACGCACCGGTGATCCCATGTCCTTGAATTCTCCGCTCTTGATCACCACCGGTTGCAGACCGATCTTTTCCAACAACGCTTCGAAATTGGTGTATCCCATGATCACGCCGATGCTGCCCGTGATGGTGCCGGGATTGGCGACAATGCCATCGGTCGCAGCCGCCACGTAATAGCCGCCCGATGCGGCCACCGACCCCATGGAGGCGACCACCTTCTTTTCCGCCGCGGTCTTCCGGATTTCACGATAGATTTCCTGGGAGGGCCCCACGCCGCCGCCGGGAGAATCGATACGGACTACGATGGCTTTTATGGACTCGGCCTCACGGAACTCCTTGATCTGTTCGAGGAACTGCTTGCTGTCGACGATGGCGCCGACCAATTCGATGACACCGACTTTCTCGCCATCGCTATCCACCGGCTCACCGGTCAATGCGGTCACCGTGATCGAAAAAAAAATCATCGAAACCGTTCCCAGCGCCGCCATGACCAGTAGAGCGAACAGATAAGGGTGCCTGCGTGTAAACATGAATCGTCTCCTTCGAATTGGTTTCACATTACCCGGTCACAGAAATCCTCCTGACCGCGCGCTGGGTATCGCCAAAGACGAAACGGCCGACGGAAGTAAACTTCCCGTTCGGCCGTTGAGTATCGAATGAATTGGAATACCGGTGTATTGTTCCGGACGATGACCTAATCTTCGTTCAGCTTTTCCTGAAGGTTCTCCCGCAGGATTTCGCCAAAACTGGAAGTTGCCGGTCCCATATTGTTCACGTAGTCGCTCAGGTATTCCTGGTCGCTTTCCATCTCCAGGCGCTTGATGGACAGACCGATGCGCCGTTCATCGCTGTTGATGTTCATGACCCGGGCGTTGAGCACATCACCGACGTTGAACATGCCCACCGGCGTTTTGACCTTCTCCTTGCTGATTTCGGAAACATGCACCAGGCCTTCGATGCCCTCTTCCAATTCAACGAAAACGCCGAAATCGGTGACGTTGGTGACTGTACCTGTGATTTCCTTGCCTACTTCATAGCGCTGGGCGACCGAATCCCAGGGATCGGCCTGAAGCTGTTTGACGCCCAGGGAGAATCGCTCGTTTTCCTTATCGATCTCCAGAACGATGGCCTGCACCGTATCGCCCTTCTTGTAAAGCTCGGAGGGATGTTTGATACGCTTGGTCCAGGAAAGGTCGGAGATGTGGACCAGGCCATCGATGCCCTCATCGATACCGATAAACAGACCGAAGTCCGTAATGTTCTTGATCTTCCCCTCGATGGTGGTGCCGACCGGGTACTTGTCGCTGATCACGTCCCAGGGGTTGGGCACCGCCTGTTTCATGCCCAGAGAAATCCGCCGGTTGTCCGGTTTGATATCCAGAACCAGGGCTTCGACCTCCTCGCCCACGGAAACCACCTTGTTGGGGTGTCGCACCTTGCGCGTCCAGGACATCTCGGAGACATGGATCAAACCTTCGATGCCCTCTTCCAACTCCACGAAGGCACCATAATCGGTCAGGCTCACGACGCGGCCGGAAACCCGGGACCCCACCGGATACTTTTCGGCGGCGGTGCTCCAGGGATCGGGGGCCAGCTGTTTCATGCCCAGCGATACGCGCTCCCGTTCAAGGTCCAGATTGAGAATTTTGACCGTGATTTCATCGCCCACGGAGAACATTTCCGAGGGGTGCTTGACCCGTCCCCAGGAAATATCGGTGATATGCAAAAGCCCGTCGACGCCGCCGAGATCGACGAATACGCCGTATTCGGTGATGTTTTTGACGATGCCCTTAACCACCTTGCCTTCGTGAATGGTACTCAAGGTCTTGCTGCGCTTGGATTCACGCTCGCTTTCGAGGATCACGCGGCGGGACAGCACGATATTGCTGCGTTTACGGTTGAATTTGAGCACCTTGAATTTGTAAGTTTTGCCGACCATTTCGTCCAGATTGCGCACCGGACGAAGATCGGCCTGGGAACCGGGCAAAAACGCGTTGACGCCGATGTCGACCGAGAACCCCCCCTTGACCCGGCTGGCGATGACACCCTCGACAGGTTCATCCGCCTCATAAGCGCGCTTGATCTCCTCCCAGACCTTGACCTTTTCGGCCTTCTCCTTGGAGAGCACGACGACTTCATTTTCGTCGTCCCACCACTCCACCATCACTTCGACCTTATCATCGGTATGAACATCCACATTGCCGTTTTCGTCCTGGAACTCGTGGATGCGAATCTGGCCCTCGGATTTGTATCCAATGTCGACGATCACATAATCTTTATCCACAGAGATGACACGTCCGGTCACCACTTCGCCCTCGGCAAAGCGCTTGAAGCTCTCCTCGTACATATCCATGAGATCTTCCATGGAGGCTTCCGAGGATTGAGATGAATCGGTTGGGTTGGTCGTTGGTTGTTTGGATGTGTTTTCAACAATGTCATTCATGTGCTTAAAAGTTCTCCCCTCAGCCTAATTTTCCGGCACCTGCCGGTAGCATAATCAGGGTTCTATAGTACAAGGCCCGACGATAATGCAATGATAAAATGAAATGTTATCGTTTTGATCCGATGGGTCGCCCCCGGCGCA
This Desulfatitalea tepidiphila DNA region includes the following protein-coding sequences:
- the dnaE gene encoding DNA polymerase III subunit alpha codes for the protein MSETPTDFVHLHVHTMYSLLDGAIRLDALIERIKAFGMHSVAITDHGTMFNVLEFYEKAVKGGIKPIIGCECYVAPRTMADKTPQDAKGLTHLVLLAENQTGYRNLCRLATLAQTEGFYYRPRIDKQILQAHHEGLIGMSACLHGEIPQLIKAGHLARAREAALFYQELFGAGNFFLEVQNNGIDVQDVVNAALRDMSTELSIPLVASNDCHYLDKSDVRAHDVLLCVQTGKTVNDAERFRFRTDQLYFKSKEEMISYFKDFPGAIENSVAIAERCHVSFDFKSYHFPLFTDPSGLSAEALFTRKAHEGFERVWALIRAKRPDADDKIYRERLEYEIGVINKMGFPGYFLIVADFINYAKQNSVPVGPGRGSAAGSLVAYSLGITDLDPLAHGLIFERFLNPDRISMPDIDVDFCINGREKVFKYVVERYGGWDYVAQIITFGKLKTRAVIRDVGRALDIPLGEVDAIAKLVPDVLNISLDEALAQEPKLRELESTRPDVAELFAISRTLEGLPRHASTHAAGVVIGDKPLVDYLPLYKGKKGEVVTQFDMKHVEKIGLVKFDFLGLRNLTVIDNTLKLIEQQGKTPPNLANIDFDDAATYELLGKGDTTGVFQLESSGMKDLLVRMKPESFDDVTALVALYRPGPLDSGMVDDFVERKHGRKAVEYMLPDLEPLLKETYGVIVYQEQVMKIASALASYTMAEADGLRKAMGKKIAAMMAEHRERFVKGAVENGHDEKKAVALFDLMEKFGGYGFNKSHSAAYALIAYQTAYLKAHFPVEFIAALLTSEMHSIDGVVKYINECRKHQIDVLPPDINGGDTTFTVADGKIHFGLVAVKNVGEGAVEAIVEERRQNGPYESMIAFCERVDLRKVNKRVVESLIACGAFDSTGAHRSQMMAILEDALEYGQKVQRERCDPQMGLFDDGASCNLSIDPPGLPKIPEWSERERLAREKESLGFYITGHPLAPHHKTMDKFGTTTTTAIEEVADGQMVRMGGMVTGSKVIRTKKEELMAFLQLDDLEGGIEVVIFPSVYADCQHLLTDDRPILVQGKVQKDEKGAKLLADTIIAMEEAETQWTAEVHFNIQVERTDKKHLERLREIIRRYPGDCLGWLHLKMADEVEAVIAITEDWRFQPGEDLRREVNALLGYPAVQTQCGEIKAVNGFKPRNGYGGRR
- the guaB gene encoding IMP dehydrogenase, producing MNKIPPEEGFSFDDVLLIPNYSDVLPKDVDVSTQLSRHLRVNIPIVSAAMDTVTEAQTAITMAREGGIGFIHRNMSIENQALEVDQVKKSESGMIIDPVTIHPDQKVQAVLDLMAKYRISGVPVVDGDRLVGIVTNRDLRFETDMEKKISAVMTKENLVTVPEGISLEESKKLLHEHRIEKLLVVDTTGRLKGMITIKDIEKIKKYPKACKDDMGRLRVGAAIGVGPDRLERAEALLKAGADVILIDTSHGHTQNVIDTVRELKSTFKSIELIAGNVATAKGTEELIEAGVDAVKIGIGPGSICTTRIVAGIGVPQVTAIMNCKPVSNKTGVPLIADGGIKFSGDITKALGAGAHTVMIGGLFAGTEESPGETILYQGRSYKVYRGMGSIEAMRRGSKDRYYQTEQEEDDKLVPEGIVGRVPYRGSLAGNIHQLIGGLKAGMGYVGCRTIEELRDKARFMRITAAGLRESHVHDVIITKEAPNYRVEQ
- a CDS encoding L-threonylcarbamoyladenylate synthase, which gives rise to MLVEINPTNPQPRKIEKVAEILRNGGVIAYPTDTIYGIGCDINNKKAIQRIYQIKQRPKNQPFSFICSDLKNISQYAKVSNYAYKTMRRLLPGPYTFILEGSNEVPKMMLTKRKTAGIRVPDHPICISLIQALGNPIISTSAATPDGELLREPWLIEAQYGKLLDAVIDGGPVPGEPSSVISLIDDEPVVLRAALGDVSLFS
- the sppA gene encoding signal peptide peptidase SppA yields the protein MFTRRHPYLFALLVMAALGTVSMIFFSITVTALTGEPVDSDGEKVGVIELVGAIVDSKQFLEQIKEFREAESIKAIVVRIDSPGGGVGPSQEIYREIRKTAAEKKVVASMGSVAASGGYYVAAATDGIVANPGTITGSIGVIMGYTNFEALLEKIGLQPVVIKSGEFKDMGSPVREMKDDERALLTSLTQKIHRQFIDDIAAGRRLEVDRIEPIADGRIFTGQEAKDLGLVDRLGNFQDAVQWAGELGGIQGEIETVYPEEERPPFIEYLMESALKLVSQSGLTVRHHPEAKWVPTPNI
- a CDS encoding 30S ribosomal protein S1; translated protein: MNDIVENTSKQPTTNPTDSSQSSEASMEDLMDMYEESFKRFAEGEVVTGRVISVDKDYVIVDIGYKSEGQIRIHEFQDENGNVDVHTDDKVEVMVEWWDDENEVVVLSKEKAEKVKVWEEIKRAYEADEPVEGVIASRVKGGFSVDIGVNAFLPGSQADLRPVRNLDEMVGKTYKFKVLKFNRKRSNIVLSRRVILESERESKRSKTLSTIHEGKVVKGIVKNITEYGVFVDLGGVDGLLHITDISWGRVKHPSEMFSVGDEITVKILNLDLERERVSLGMKQLAPDPWSTAAEKYPVGSRVSGRVVSLTDYGAFVELEEGIEGLIHVSEMSWTRKVRHPNKVVSVGEEVEALVLDIKPDNRRISLGMKQAVPNPWDVISDKYPVGTTIEGKIKNITDFGLFIGIDEGIDGLVHISDLSWTKRIKHPSELYKKGDTVQAIVLEIDKENERFSLGVKQLQADPWDSVAQRYEVGKEITGTVTNVTDFGVFVELEEGIEGLVHVSEISKEKVKTPVGMFNVGDVLNARVMNINSDERRIGLSIKRLEMESDQEYLSDYVNNMGPATSSFGEILRENLQEKLNED